A single genomic interval of Lathyrus oleraceus cultivar Zhongwan6 chromosome 7, CAAS_Psat_ZW6_1.0, whole genome shotgun sequence harbors:
- the LOC127106621 gene encoding uncharacterized protein LOC127106621 — MAESTLVVFLILILTGYSSSRDLRPSEHGLLFQTLSPAGTHSSPEMRSFFNSDNSSPTVSSSSSSDVAMPNAITTGDHSTPPSSWRRVSGEDGDQVGNALKAASLACGIVGAFLILASSLIYVFKYRKRVQGEAMRGNNGEFENDDGNNKMQLVLRDPSS, encoded by the coding sequence ATGGCAGAATCTACCCTCGTCGTCTTTCTCATTCTCATTCTCACCGGATATTCCTCCTCCAGAGACCTCCGTCCTTCGGAACACGGCCTTCTGTTTCAGACCTTATCACCGGCGGGGACACATTCTTCGCCGGAGATGAGATCTTTCTTCAACAGTGACAATTCATCGCCGACAGTGTCGTCTTCGTCTTCCTCCGACGTGGCGATGCCGAATGCCATTACAACCGGAGATCACTCCACTCCACCATCGTCGTGGAGGAGAGTCTCCGGTGAAGATGGAGACCAAGTTGGGAATGCACTGAAGGCTGCGAGTTTAGCATGTGGAATCGTGGGAGCGTTTCTGATTTTGGCTTCGAGTTTAATTTATGTGTTCAAATATAGAAAGCGGGTACAAGGCGAAGCTATGCGTGGTAACAATGGTGAATTTGAAAATGATGATGGAAATAACAAGATGCAATTAGTGCTACGTGACCCTTCGAGTTGA